The following is a genomic window from Nicotiana tabacum cultivar K326 chromosome 3, ASM71507v2, whole genome shotgun sequence.
CAACACTCCATTTTCATATACACAACACTGATCAAATGTAGCTGAAGAGAGCTACCACTTTGTAGCACTAGATATATCATCTCTTTCTGGTTAGTCTACTCAAGGCAGAGTCCCAGCGAAGAAATGCCACGTGATTTCTTCCCTTCTGTCTAATTATTTGTGACATAATTACTCGGTACATGTGCTGGTCAAGGTAGCGAATACCAGAGGCAGACCCAGGATATCCAGGATATGAAGGTGGCCGGGGCACATAAGCGGACTGTTCAACCAGTGTCCTATCGTACTTTTGATCTTAAGGGATTCAGGCAAAATATGTTGAATGTTCTCAacatatatgcacatatatatcTAGAATTTTTGTCGAGGTTAAATGAATCTGGTGATCCCTCTTCTCTATACATAAGTCCGCCTCGGGCTACCCAGTGAATAATGAAGGAGTGGACAAGTTGATCCGAACATCACTGTCATTAAAAAATGCACACACACTAGCACACTACAGAATAGAAATTTCATGAcaagagaagaaagaagaaagccATGCCAAGATTTTATCAAACAACTAATACATTGTTTGTAGCTTTCGGACAACAATTTATGACACTTCAGCTCAAAGAAGACCAAGGATTGATGCATCACATCATTCTTGGAGCAAAATTATGTACACAACAACTTATGGAAATTCCTGTTTCATGTTGAAGGCAACAACATAAGGACTAGTCCAAGATATTGAGATCAAGGATTTCTAAGTGCAGCCAATCTTTTCTCCAGTTCATCAATCCCCGAACTGCCAGTACGAAAACACCAGAACAAACTTATGTGAGAGAGTTAATGAGATTACAGCGAGTAAGCTCATCGCAGAACATGAAAAATGCACTTCTTATTAATACGATTATTTACaggaagagaagaaaaatgaagaaccGAAAAATGCACGTACTTTGATCTGTCAGCGAGCAGTGCATTCAAAATGTCTAATAATTTGCTTGAGGATACTGTAGTACTTGAAGCGAATTATACTATTTCCAGAGACAAAGCCAAGATTTGAAGCTTATGGATTTGAGATTCTAAAtcttttaagttactgggttccaAATTAATAATCTGTACATGTTCTTtgaattttttaagacaaatacatggtTTGAACCAAAGCTATTGGGTTCGACCGAACCCATAGCTTCTACTCTCCCTCCGCCCCATATTGTTTCCCCTATCTATTTAATATAAGAAAAGTTTACTATGAGTGAAAAAACAAAGTGCGCTTAGCTGTCATAAATGAGTTAATAGTATCCATTTTTACCAAGTGAAGACTACAAAAGCTTTAACTAGGCTCGCGATCTAGAAGGTAACATGGCCAAGGCAATTTCTAGTGAAGGACACATGTTAGTGAAACCTGGCTTTCtaggtttctttttttttttttttttgaataaccAAGAAATATGCCGTTTCTAGCGTCAAAACTCGGTGGATACTGAGCCCCTTCCCTCTATCCTTCTCCATGTAAATACCAAATTTAGTTCACCAGTCGAATTCGAACTCATTATGTGCACCTACCACACATCCTTCTGCGTAAACCTTTACTGTTTGGCTCCATAAGTTTATCTCTTGAAAAAGCATGCGAGTGAAGGAAAAGGGCAATAAAGTAACAAGTAGACCATATCAAAAGAAAATGAGAACGAACCTGCTTGATTCCTCGGTCCTTTTTCCAGCAATTTTCCCCTTGGGAGCCgctgacagctgtcaagataaaAACATGGGATTGTCAATTTAACGTGGTAATTGCCAACGTCAAATTACTTTCCTTCTTGTAAGTAAGAAGACTAGTTGTTTCACTATGAAACATAATTAAAAACTAACCTGTGAGGCAACATCGACTCCAATTTCATCAAGGACCTGCAAAAATAAGAACCAAATTAACTTGCAAGAAAACGATACATAGTTGTGACCATGTGTTATAGATATTAACATGTACATTAAAATGCACTTCAATAGTTGTTTGATTCCTAAAAATAAAATTCTACATTCAATCTTAGTTCCATTAGCAAAAGAGTCCAGGCTAACACATTTTATTAAGAAAACATCGATCCTGAAGAAAACCAGAATGCTATCTGAACAATCAAAACTTTATATGATATTTTCAATTAAATCAACTACTAAGCTAATCATAAAGTAAACACACCTGCTAACTTTTTCCAGTCATAAATCATAATTGAAAGGGGCTTTTAAGAGCATACCTGGTTTGTCAAGTCATCAGTTTCCTCTTCCGCTTCATCATTATCTATAGCATCATCTATGGCGTCTGACATCATTTCAGTCTACAAACACAAACACCAACTATTGAGGTGACTTGTAATAATATGAGTTGAcgtgaaggaaatatgattttatTTGAAGATTTAACAGATAGTGTGCGATCAATCAGTTTTACCGTCATATCCAATTGAGCTGATTGCCTCTGGAAATCTTGCATCACCTTCGCTTGCTTCGTGGGGTCCATTTGCTGCATAAAATCAACTGATAATTATGAGAACGAATCAAGAAGATGACTTCACATATGAAGAAATTGATGAGCAATATATGAAAATAAACCAAATAACGGAGGCCATGGAAGAGGAGGAGCAAAATtgacacaaaaaaaaagaggtgTAAAGAAACACGAGATAATCAGACTGCTAGATCCAATATCAACCACATCTTTAATTTATCTGCAAGGAGCCAAGAGGTTTCAAGAGAATGAGAAGTTAATTAACATTCCACCAACCAGTGAAGACTGCAGATGCCCTCTCATCATGACATTCATTTCCATGTGTATGAAGATGAGTTTTTTTTATAAGGGGATAATTACATTCTTGGGCCGCCCAACAAAATAATAGCCGGCAAATGTATAtgttttatatattaaatataaatatacatattATGTATATTTGGGCTACAGACTGTAGTTATTTTGGGCCACCAGGCCAAAATGGAAAAGTCCCATTTATATTTCATTCTTTCATGCAAACAAACAGAAAACTTATAATTAGATGACACGTGATCGTTGGCCATCGAACCTTATTCATAGCAGTCATAGCCTTAGTTGCTCCTTTCATGCCTGCAGCAACCGAAGATTGGGCAGATATTGCCTGCAAAAAGGCAAAAGAGCTTTTCAAGTTCATTTCACAGAAAGTGGACAAAAGAACTGAAATCAGTATGCATGTAAAATGACTTTGTAGAGTACCTGAGTGTGAGTCGCTATACCTCTCATTTGAGCCCGACTACCTTGCAAGTTGGCTATTTGCTGTCTAAGTCTGACTAACTGACGTGCTAATACCTTTGTTGCTGTCTGAAAATGCAGGGGTAAACAAATGACATATGAGTTCCAAAGCAGAGAGGTAATTTATGACAGCTAATTAAGCGTTCGATGCTGACACTTAAGACCCACCTCATTTCCAGTTTTAGCAGTCTTTTTTATCTCAGCAACAAGTTTCTTTTCCTGTTTCACCAAGAAATACATCAAAATGTCGCTTACAGATATTACATCGCGTGCAGAACAGTAAGTAAAGGGAGTGCGATATAAAGGAAAAAGGCAGTATAAGCTCTAAAATTGCATAAATTTCTGTCTCTCGAACagactcaaaatactttcaagaATAGGCTAGCAACAGAAAGAAGCTCTAGACATACCTCTGATTGCAAAGCAGAAATTTCCTTCTCAATACCTACATCACAATTTTAAACTAAATTGAGTTACTCGCCAATTACTTAAAAGAAGCCTTTTCACACATTGAGAACTGAAATTGTAGATACCAATGCGATAGTCTTCCTAACCTTCCCTCTCTATTCACAGAAATTTTGTCTTCCGATGGGTAAGAAATTACAACTTATCAATGAATTATTATCAAGTCACTTCCCTATTTACAGAACGGTTTAGCCTAATTTACCCTCCTTTGAACATGATCTCAACTGGCTTCCTGACTTATTAAAGCTACATAAAGGTGCACTACTTATAAAGTCCTTCTAGTAGAATTGACGGCATAGGTACAAAAAATGGGCAAGAAAAGAATTTAATCCACAATTACTGAAATGTGAGCACAGTCCAAACACCACTTTACACTGCTTGCACAAACAGATAGGTCTTGACTAATCTTATACTAAGCATAGTTGTGATTTATAATTAGCAATTAGAAGACGCTTGATGACAATGGGAACATCTGGAAGATATATCAGACCCATTCAAACAAAGAAGTAAATGGACCTTCACTATTTTGGAGACCTTCCAAGGGCATTCCGTTTATTTTGAGATTAGAGTAATTCTTAAGTCCTCTGCTGGCGAGTTTACCCGTTTTACTCTCTTAGCTCGGAGAGTCACTGACTCACTGCTCATATCACTTGTATACCTTAGGTATTCATATATCTCGATATGCGAAACACTGAGATTAAGCATTACTTTCTATCAACTACCTGAACTACTATTGGTGCAATTGCATAAAGCCCCAACAATATCATCTGGTACCAATGAACTAACAACTTAATCTCATACATCAACTACACTGCCAGGGTAGACTATATGACTTCTTTGTATATGGAGTATTCAAATCATATTTGACTATTTTTACACTAGCCATTATATCAATCTACCGCAAGCCTCCTCCATTTACAATTACCTAATAATTTAATGAATTCCAGAAAATCGTCACTATGAGTGTAAATGAAAAGGTCAAATATGCTACTTACAATTCAAATAGTACCTTACCCCTTGCATTTTTTCCCCGTCATTCTACACAATGTTTTGTCAAATAAAGGTGAACAAAAGGCCATTTATAAATCTGTGAAAATAACATAGAAAAACTAATGGGGAAAGTTTTAACAATTGAGGCATTTTATAGCTTCAGCCAGAGTGTATGATTACAAAGTGATCAAAAAGCTAGCTCAGTCAAAGACGAATATTGAAAGGCAGTGTGTACCGCTTaacatattttataacttttctttgaattttctgTATATGTATACAGTGGCGGATGTAGCTTATTAGCTACCGGTTCAACCAAACATGCTATTTCTACACTGAAACATGATGTGTGTGTATGCGTGTAAAAAAACATTAAAATTCTAACAATTAAATATTTTGGACCATAATTTCAAAGCCCGATCTGTTCAGTGCTAAAAACTTTGAAGTCATCACGTTTAAATCCTGAATTCACCTCTGCATCTATATAGTTTGATTTCGAGACAGTGGGTGCCCATGTGCTTATATGTTGAATCCACCTATGAGCTCAATGTGGGGGTGGGGGACTAAAACTTTAAACGGTTTACCTCTGGTAGCATGGGTCAGTTCTCTTCTACTCTCCCGAAGTGCCTCTGCCAAAAAAAATATCAAACTTGAACACTTAGTAAATATAAACACAGCTCAATTTTGTGGATGCTCAATACCCAGCAGAAGATCAAATGTCAATTCCATGAAGAATACTAAATGCtcaaatataattaagtaacatacaacaacaacaacccaatataataccactagtggggtctggggaggatagtgcgtacgcataccttacccctacctcatgaggctgtttccaatagaccctcggcatccttccctccaagaactccccaccttgctcttggggtgacgtgaactcacaacctcttggttggaagtggaggttgcttaccatcagagcaacccctcttgtcataATTAAGTAACATACAATCGATCAATTTACTATGCCTCAATCCCAAACCAGACAGTATTCAATATACATAAAAATCATCTAAATGTATTATAGAGGTAGCAATATAGAAACAAACAAAAGGGGTtcttcaaaatttgattttttatgAAAAACAAGAACTtaacaatcaatcaatcaactactcCGCAATCCCAAACCAGTCACTATTTGTTATATGAATCCTCTATAAATGAATCATCTATATGTGTCGAAAAAAATCATATAATGTGTAATTGTGTATTCTAAGGTAGAAATTACATGAATAAACAAAAGGGgttcttcaaatttttattttttatgaaaatcaAGAACTTAAAAATCGAACCTTTAGCATTGGGTTTCTTGGAAAAGATGTTCATTGTTGATTGAACCAACACTGTGTAACAGAGGAAGATTTATGGATAATTGGGAATCTGGGTTTGATGATATATATAGGAgtgaaaatatatgtatatacgcGGTGAGACTATATATACACTGTACGGTTAAACAGAAGAAGGGAAGCTACCTGGGAATTTGTACCTTTGATATATTTAATAAGTCAACTCCGAGAGAGAGGAGACTTTCTATATTTTTCTCAAAGCCCCATAAGTTTtggtttttacaaaaaatagccAGTAAGTTCACGgttgcacccccccccccccacttaaTTAGTCAAAGATAGAAAGGGAGATATGAACGTCTGGGACTCTGGGGTATGATGATGTGCATGGTGGCTTTGGTTTTTTGGAGATAGAAATGAAGGAGGAATGTCTTTGTTGGACTTTGCTAGAGCAGTTGATTtggtgatagcaaactcgagTTTTCCAAAGAAGAAAGAGCACTTGTTCATCTTTCGGAGTTCGGTGGCcgagactcagattgattatttaCTCCGCAAGAAGTCTGATAGAGGTCTTTGCACGGATTGCAAGATCATCCTGAGTGAGAACCTCTCGACCCTTCATAGGCTCCTGGTCATGGACGTTGAGATCACGAGAAAAAGGAGGAAGAGGGCGATGTATAGCCAACATAAgatcaagtggggagccttgacggAAGCTAAAGCGAAAGAGTTGGGGTCAAGCTGGTGACTATGGGGGCTTGGAGGAGTAACGGGGACGCAAGCACTATGTAGACCACGACTATGAAGTGCATTAAGGAAGCCAcgagagaggtattaggggtcACAAAGGGTTACTCTGGTGGTCACAAGGGAGACTAATGGTGGAATTGAGAGGTGCAAGAAAAAGTGGAAACCAAGAAAGCAACGTATCTGAAGCTAGTGGAAAGTGTGGACGAGAAGGATAAGAGGGTGAATAGGGAGCATTATAAGtggctaagaaagaggcaaagctAGCAGTTACGGCGGCCAAGACCGCAGCTTTTagtcgtttgtatgaggaacttgaGGGCCGAGGTGGGGACGAGAGgttgttcaggttagccaaggcgCAAGAAAAGAAGGCGCGTGACTTGGActaagtgaagtgcatcaaggacgaagaaggtagagttttgttggatgaggggcttatccgtcggagatggcagacctacttccatagtctcttgaacaACAAAGGGGACATGAGCATTGTActaggtgatttggaactctccgggagtcgttgtgactttgggtattgtaggcggattagagttgatgaagtgGAGGGGGCTATGcataagatgagcaggggcaaagCGACCAGGCCGGATGAAATCCGGTGGAGTTTTGGAAAAGTGCGGGCAAGGCAGGCTTGGAGTagctcactaggttatttaatattatttttagaacgaagaagatactcgaagagtggaggtggcacaatggttcctgtatacaagaacaagggtgatatccaaaattgtaataactatcggggtatcaagctacttaaccatactatgaatgtctgggagagagtggtagagctaagggtgaggaggagtgtgtctattttcgagaaccaATTTGGGTTTATACCGGGGTGTTCGACTACAGAAGTCATctaccttgttaggagattgatggagcagtatagggagagaaagaaggaatTGTATAtagtgttcatcgacttagaaaaagCATACGGTAAAGTTTCTAGGGAGGTTTTGTatagatgtttggaggctagaggtgtacatgttacctacgttaggttgattaaggacatgtgtGATAGAATAAAGACCCGAATAAGGATGCTGAGTAGGGACTCGAACCATTTTttggttatgatggggttgcatcggGGGTCGACACTCAGCCCTTTTTTTGCTTTGGTGATGGGCGTATGATGCGCTACATCCAAGGGAAGGTgtcgtggtgcatgctatttgcagatgatattgtattgattgacgagacgcgagacaGTGTGAACCCAAAATatgaggtatggaggcagaccctgaaatctaaaggtttcaagttgagcatgaCCAAGGCAGAATACTTAGAGTGTAAGTTTAGTGGTGAGACTCAAGGAAGGGAAGGGAAGGTGAGGCTGGACCCATAGGTCATCCCAAGGAGatggagttttaagtaccttgggtctattattcagagGGGTGGGgatattgatgaagatgtcacacaccgtattggggcgggatggatgaaatggagactcgcttccgaTGTTTTGTGtaacaagaaggtgccaccgaaacttaagtgTAAGTTTTACatagtggtggtcagaccaacgataTTGTATGGGGaagagtgttggccagttaaaatcgctcatgtccaaaagatgaaggtagcagagatgaggatgttaagATGGTTGTGCAGGTACatcaggttagataggatcagaaataaggttattcgcgacaaggtgggtatggcccctattgaggacaagatacTGGAAGAGCGACTTAGGTtatttggtcatgtgaggaggaggagcgtagatgccccggtgaggaggtgtgagagaaTGACATTAGAGGTCCTActaagaggtagaggtaggccaaagaagaggtggggagaggtgattaggcaagacatggcgcagctTCAGCTGACCGATGACATGAACCTTGAtagaaggtatggaggtcgaggattagggtagtagagtagatagtctagagtgttcataacactAGTATTGGCACGCAATCTCTCTTTTGTTGGTAATAAGTTTTTATGACTAacattttcttttattgttgatcaccttactatcatgttgtttttattttacttttatatggctttttggtaccaTCCCttattgtctatattttcattaatgtggtgcttatactttCCTGAGCCGAAGGTCTATTGGAAACATCCTCTCTATCCTTACAAGGTatgggggtaaggtctacgtacgcACTACCCTCTTCATATGTCAATGGTGTGGGATAATATTgagtatgttgttattgttgttaattAGTCAAAAAACAATGGTggaagtttttttttccttttctgcaGAGTAAGAATAAATAAATTGAAACATCATAAAAAGTTAATAACATAGTTGATCTTAACCTTAATATAGACATAAAGTTCAAGGTTGCATTTCTTTCCCACTTAATTAGTGATTAGATAATAATAGTAGGAGTACTATTTTTTGTAGTGCAGTAAAAAAACTGAAATATCATAAAAAGTTAATAATAAAGTTAAATCTTAATGTTAAGAGACAAACTACTTATCCCTGCATGAAAattttgttgagtttttgtttaagatgaaatagtcttaaaattagaGTGGATGAaaaatgggatttggatttggatttcgattcggatttggtcaaatgatcgatcgattgattaattttttggaccaaatctatttgttaatagtgaatattaacgtgatataatccATGTTGTAACAgatgttttccaatccgtgtattatGTTACAACACTAAGCAATAAGCagcctagtgcacctcccacaaTGGTGCAAGTGCTTCTCCCACCAAGCAAGTGTACATTCCACCATGTAAGTGCTTCCTCCATGATAGCCTAGTGCTTGTTGCACCATGGAGGGGGCAGATTTCTCTCAAATaactgctataaatagagcataagttggagagaaaggagaacacatcggaaaaaacactcgaaacactctgtatacacttaatatacactctgtatacactggatatacactctacatatactggatatacactctgtatacactgcgtATCCACTGGAAAAACAAATTGCAATCTGATATtctcttcagtaagaattcaacattggctatactttgcattccttcctctccgAATTTTCATTCAACTTCTGAGTTGTCCTCCTTATTCTGCTTtgtttttaactacaaacaaagcatccataagtgtgatttgctgccgaactttgtgttcgctgaaacactagggtttgaagtaccgctacaccagtgtgtaattcgttctatcctgggaggaaataatctataaccttgggtactaggaggggattaaattccttaaggaaacactgtgaattcagtgggctcgaattaatttctgttttatttatatttacgtttataagctaacgttctaatttccagaatcattatttacaagtACAGAGAGaacaacaatcttaaggaatttaataattttaatttctgtatttgtgttacttttattattctggaaactataacctttgtggtttttgtgtactcccgtttggagagtaaagccttcgtggcagtttgttggaaattaaaatctacgtgatttttttcCCCTCCAAATTTAAAACGTTTTCTAAAcatttgtttgtgtcatttttaacagaaaaagaaaaatggcaaatgaaagcggaaaccaagctgttccgatgatgactgccaacgcatcgacaagtcgaactccggcgttggcaccggcagagaaacccgaaaaattttccgggatggatttcaagcgctggcagcaaaagatgttcttctacttgactacgttatgtctacagaagttcatcaaggaagatgttcctgatcttccagatgaaactccagagaatgatagctttctcgtgattgaggcgtggaagcattctgacttcttgtgcaggaattatattcttagcggactggagaataatttgtataatgtatacagtgtcatggagacgtcaaaagaattgtggaatgcgcttgaaaagaaatacaaaactgaagatgctgggatgaagaaattcgtcgccgcaaaatttttggactacaaaatggtagatagcaagtctgttattacccaagttcaggaattgcaagtgattattcatgatctacttgctgaaggtatatTTCAAAGAAATGCTGATattgaaagtaaaatttttagtaattttactaacggaattttcattgaaggtcttgtcatcaatgaagcattccaagtagcagcaataattgagaagttgcctccattgtggaaggactttaaaaattatttgaaacacaaacgaaaggagatgtcccttgaaaatctcattgttcgattgagaatcgaagaggacaataaagctgctgaaaggagaggccgtggaaattcaacaataatgggagcaaatattgttgaagataacaaaaagagaaagaaggcttctggtccgaaatacaacccaagcaagaaacggttcagtggaaactgctgcAACTGTAGGAAAATCGGACACAAAtttacggagtgtcgtgctcggaaGAAAGACAAGCAAAAGGGTCAAGTAAACATGgtagaaaagcatgatgatgttgatgacttgtgcgccatgctttctgaatgcaacctggtaggaaacccaaaggagtggtggattgattctgtaGCCACTCGTCATGTTTGTGCTGTGAGGGAAGCATTTTGTACATATGCTTCTGCTGGACCCGAAGAGACActctctatgggaaatgctgctacaacaaaaattgaaggatacggtaagatatttctcaagatgacttctggcaaggtcatgactttgaacaacgtccttcatgttcccgagattaggaagaacttagtctctactggacttcttgtaaagcaaggtttcaagtgcgtttttgtatctgacaagggtagtgattagtaagaatgaaatgtttgtaggaaaaggttaccttactgagggtcttttcaagctgaatgtaatagttgttgaaactaataataaaacttcagcttcttcttacttacttgagtcaaatgatttatggcatctACGTTtaggtcatgtcaattataaaaccttgcgaaaaatgataaacttggaagtattgcctaagtttgaatgcgaaaaatcaaaatgtcaaatatgtgtggaacctaagtatgttaaacatccttataagtcagttgaaaggaattcaaatcctttaacttaattcacacagatatttgtgacatgaagtcaataccatctcgcagTGGAaataagtatttcataacttttattgacgatagtactcgatattgctatgtttacttacttaatagtaaagatgaagcaatagacgcattcaagcaatacaaaaatgaagttgaaacacaacttaacaagaaaatcaaaatgataagaagtgataggggtggtgaatatgaatctccttttgaacaaatatgtttagaatatggaattattcatcaaacaacagccccttacacgccccaatccaatggg
Proteins encoded in this region:
- the LOC107773829 gene encoding vacuolar protein sorting-associated protein 2 homolog 3-like, encoding MNIFSKKPNAKEALRESRRELTHATRGIEKEISALQSEEKKLVAEIKKTAKTGNETATKVLARQLVRLRQQIANLQGSRAQMRGIATHTQAISAQSSVAAGMKGATKAMTAMNKQMDPTKQAKVMQDFQRQSAQLDMTTEMMSDAIDDAIDNDEAEEETDDLTNQVLDEIGVDVASQLSAAPKGKIAGKRTEESSSSGIDELEKRLAALRNP